A single region of the Manihot esculenta cultivar AM560-2 chromosome 12, M.esculenta_v8, whole genome shotgun sequence genome encodes:
- the LOC110628411 gene encoding probable LRR receptor-like serine/threonine-protein kinase At5g48740 — protein MDINCFWVVFILFSGLWILGFCEGQDGFLSLSCGASKNYTDSFNIQWVLDSAYTSTGNTTTVDYAVGTFSSTVPVRFFPETDQGRKCYKLPVKNVSSVVIVRAQFVYKNYDKLGKPPAFSVSLGTAIVTTVNLTTSDPWNEEFVWPVKRDTLSFCLHAIPDGGSPVISSIEVRPLPQGAYQSGLGEFLDKSLRKSHRINSGYTNGSLRYPLDPHDRVWDADENYTPFHVSSGFNMLHSFNLSSLPENPPLAVLQTARVLARRNALTYNLALDTLGDYYIVLYFAGILPLSPSFDIFINGDIAQSNYTVTMSEPSALHLTREGISSLNITLKSINFYPQINAIEVYEVVDIPLEASSTTVSALQVIQQSTGLDLGWEDDPCSPKSWDHIECEENLVTSLDLSDINLRSISPTFGDLLDLKALDLHNTSLAGEIQNLGSLQHLEKLNLSFNHLTSFGTELDGLISLQILDLQNNSLQGIVPDGLGELVDLHLLNLENNKLQGSLPHSLNRESLEVRTRGNPCLSFSTMSCNDVASNPSIETPQVTIVTDKKPNKISHMAIILSAAGGTILALLVISLSVFLYTKKQSSGITYSDRAATDMRNWNSARIFSYKEIKAATNNFKEVIGRGSFGSVYLGKLSEGKLVAVKVRFDKTQLGADSFINEVYLLSQIRHQNLVCLEGFCHESKQQILVYEYLPGGSLVDHLYGPNSQRVSLSWVRRLKIAVDAAKGLDYLHNGNEPRIIHRDVKCSNILLDKDMNAKVCDFGLSKQVMQADASHVTTVVKGTAGYLDPEYYSTQQLTEKSDVYSFGVVLLELICGREPLRHSGTPDSFNLVLWAKPYLQAGAFEIVDDNLKGTFDVESMRKAAIVAVRSVERDASQRPNIAEVLADLKEAYNMQLSYLAARDM, from the exons ATGGACATCAACTGCTTCTGGGTTGTCTTCATCCTGTTCTCTGGCCTGTGGATACTTGGTTTCTGTGAAGGCCAAGATG GTTTCTTGAGTTTGTCTTGCGGTGCAAGTAAAAATTATACTGATTCATTCAACATTCAATGGGTTTTGGATAGTGCTTATACAAGCACAGGCAACACAACCACCGTTGATTACGCTGTGGGTACCTTTTCATCTACTGTCCCTGTCCGCTTTTTCCCTGAAACTGATCAGGGTCGCAAGTGTTACAAGCTGCCAGTGAAAAATGTGTCTTCTGTGGTGATTGTTAGAGCTCAGTTTGTGTACAAGAACTATGACAAACTTGGAAAACCCCCTGCTTTCTCTGTTTCTCTTGGCACTGCTATTGTTACTACTGTAAACCTTACTACCAGTGATCCATGGAATGAAGAATTTGTATGGCCGGTTAAAAGGGATACACTCTCTTTCTGTTTACATGCCATTCCTGATGGTGGATCTCCGGTAATTTCATCGATCGAAGTCCGGCCACTTCCTCAAGGAGCTTACCAGAGTGGCCTGGGAGAGTTTCTTGATAAATCACTTAGAAAGTCTCACCGTATCAATAGTGGCTACACTAATGGTTCCTTGAG GTATCCTTTGGATCCACATGATCGTGTCTGGGATGCTGATGAGAACTATACACCCTTTCATGTGTCGAGTGGATTCAATATGCTACATAGCTTCAACTTGTCAAGTCTTCCTGAGAATCCTCCTCTTGCTGTTCTTCAAACGGCTAGAGTTCTGGCACGAAGAAATGCCTTAACTTACAATCTTGCTCTTGATACACTAGGGGACTACTACATTGTCCTTTACTTTGCTGGGATTCTTCCTCTGTCTCCCTCTTTTGATATCTTTATTAATGGGGATATTGCTCAATCTAATTATACAGTGACAATGTCAGAACCTAGTGCTCTGCACTTAACTAGAGAAGGAATCAGTAGCTTGAATATTACACTGAAAAGTATCAATTTTTATCCGCAAATCAATGCTATCGAGGTGTATGAGGTTGTGGACATTCCATTGGAAGCTTCCTCAACTACAG TGTCTGCACTTCAGGTTATTCAGCAGTCCACTGGGTTAGATCTGGGATGGGAAGATGATCCATGCTCTCCAAAATCATGGGACCATATTGAATGTGAAGAAAACCTAGTCACATCATT GGATCTTTCAGATATCAACTTAAGGTCAATTAGTCCAACATTTGGTGATCTGTTGGACCTCAAAGCACT GGATTTGCACAACACTTCACTTGCTGGAGAGATACAGAACTTGGGAAGCCTCCAACATCTTGAGAAGCT GAACCTGAGTTTCAATCATTTAACATCCTTTGGAACTGAATTGGATGGTTTGATTAGCCTTCAGATTTT GGACCTGCAAAACAATAGCTTGCAAGGAATAGTTCCTGATGGCCTGGGAGAGTTGGTAGACCTTCATCTACT GAACCTCGAAAACAACAAACTGCAAGGCAGTCTCCCTCACTCTTTGAATAGAGAAAGTTTGGAAGTCAG GACAAGAGGGAATCCATGTCTTTCCTTCTCCACAATGTCTTGCAACGATGTTGCATCTAATCCTTCGATTGAGACTCCACAAGTTACAATAGTTACTGACAAAAAGCCTAACAAAATTAGTCATATGGCAATTATACTCAGTGCAGCAGGAGGAACCATACTTGCTCTGCTTGTCATTTCTCTCTCAGTATTCCTGTACACAAAGAAACAAAGCAGTGGAATAACATATTCGGACA GAGCTGCAACAGACATGCGAAACTGGAATTCTGCAAGAATCTTTTCCTACAAAGAAATTAAAGCTGCTACAAACAACTTTAAGGAGGTTATTGGCCGTGGTAGTTTTGGATCTGTTTACCTTGGAAAGCTTTCTGAAGGGAAACTGGTAGCTGTAAAAGTGCGGTTCGATAAGACTCAACTTGGGGCTGATTCTTTTATTAATGAG GTGTATCTGTTGTCTCAAATTCGTCACCAAAATCTTGTATGTTTGGAAGGATTTTGCCATGAATCAAAGCAGCAAATACTAGTCTATGAGTATCTACCTGGCGGATCATTGGTTGATCACCTTTATG GTCCCAACAGTCAGAGAGTTTCTTTAAGTTGGGTTCGTAGGCTGAAAATTGCTGTTGATGCTGCTAAAG GATTGGATTATTTGCATAATGGGAATGAACCACGAATCATACACCGCGATGTAAAGTGCAGCAATATTTTGCTGGACAAAGACATGAATGCCAAGGTCTGTGATTTTGGCCTTTCTAAACAAGTGATGCAGGCAGATGCAAGTCATGTGACTACAGTTGTCAAGGGCACTGCAGGCTATCTTGATCCTGA GTACTATTCTACCCAACAGCTTACAGAGAAAAGTGATGTCTACAGCTTTGGTGTTGTTCTTCTAGAGCTTATCTGCGGGCGAGAACCATTGCGTCACTCAGGAACTCCGGATTCTTTCAATTTGGTTTTATGG GCCAAGCCCTACTTGCAGGCAGGTGCATTTGAGATAGTGGATGATAACTTAAAGGGAACATTTGATGTGGAAAGCATGAGAAAGGCAGCCATAGTTGCAGTAAGGTCAGTAGAGAGAGATGCCTCACAGAGGCCTAATATTGCAGAGGTATTAGCAGATCTGAAAGAGGCCTACAATATGCAACTCTCATATCTTGCAGCTCGCGACATGTAA
- the LOC110627427 gene encoding myosin-binding protein 2 isoform X2 → MAFEISTNEKDIIDLVKVCAFWCNLKKRALVDDDSSDGDDSNGNDLSERTRHRFELDGSYGKDEGIKQDQFVEKFTCDAEVGAGNDANDILALEQALEEEKAMHAALYQELEKERAAAATAADEAMAMISRLQEDKASIEMEAKQYQRVIEEKIDYDEEEMNILKEILVRREKEIYFLKKEVEAYEQMNFTGNDQLEGDSSYNTEQTLSLSIDSSENPLPVLQQIDESNGGKEVAADGNQAGCNMHSSLLDTESTVYDVHVIDDKTVHGKENDGKESRPPLLGSIDLQRHPLSVIDGERLKIDNEVEWLRERLRIVQEEKEKLNFCGEHRERENAQLRLVEDIVNQLLRQASLPPSSSKLGC, encoded by the exons ATGGCTTTCGAGATCAGTACAAATGAGAAAGATATAATAGACCTTGTCAAAGTTTGTGCTTTTTGGTGTAATTTGAAGAAAAGAGCTCTTGTGGATGATGATTCAA GTGATGGAGATGATTCAAATGGCAATGATTTGAGTGAAAGAACAAGGCATAGGTTTGAATTGGATGGATCCTATGGGAAGGATGAAGGCATCAAGCAGGATCAATTTGTTGAAAAATTTACCTGTGATGCTGAAGTTGGTGCTGGAAATGATGCAAATGATATTCTTGCATTGGAACAAGCACTTGAAGAAGAGAAAGCTATGCATGCAGCCCTTTACCAAGAGTTGGAGAAAGAGAGGGCTGCTGCTGCAACTGCTGCTGATGAAGCCATGGCAATGATATCACGTTTGCAAGAGGATAAGGCATCAATTGAAATGGAAGCAAAGCAGTATCAACGGGTTATTGAAGAAAAAATTGattatgatgaagaagaaatgaACATTCTGAAAGAGATCCTTGTTAGGAGGGAGAAGGAGATATATTTTCTGAAGAAAGAAGTTGAGGCTTATGAGCAGATGAACTTTACAGGAAATGATCAGCTGGAAGGTGATTCAAGCTATAATACAGAACAGACACTTTCACTTTCCATTGATTCAAGTGAGAATCCACTCCCAGTTCTGCAGCAGATTGATGAATCCAACGGTGGAAAGGAAGTGGCAGCTGATGGGAATCAGGCAGGCTGCAATATGCATAGTTCCTTGCTTGACACAGAATCAACtgtttatgatgttcatgtcATTGATGATAAAACTGTACATGGAAAGGAGAATGATGGAAAAGAAAGCAGACCACCATTGTTGGGTAGTATTGATTTGCAGAGGCATCCTTTATCTGTCATTGATGGTGAAAGGTTGAAAATTGATAATGAAGTTGAATGGCTAAGAGAAAGGCTCCGAATAGTGCAAGAGGAGAAAGAGAAGTTGAATTTCTGTGGAGAGCACAGAGAAAGGGAAAATGCTCAATTGAGACTTGTGGAAGATATTGTGAACCAGCTTCTAAGGCAGGCTTCTTTACCTCCATCATCTTCTAAGCTTGGTTGCTAG
- the LOC110627427 gene encoding uncharacterized protein LOC110627427 isoform X1 translates to MAFRAVRSWTLVGLIMAFVDLAIACSLLCLSACAFVPSKFLSFFGLYLPCPCSGFFGYRTDYFCWHKLFVDWPIRKINAVQELVKDRFPFNLIWFGHQSSNFHVEGIDRKSKYDAKEKKIMNQKHKSGIRWRRRAAVGCGKLSPALSSNGTHLVGRGVLRPLYNCSVRSEISESLDISSGIEHGFLGDGDDSNGNDLSERTRHRFELDGSYGKDEGIKQDQFVEKFTCDAEVGAGNDANDILALEQALEEEKAMHAALYQELEKERAAAATAADEAMAMISRLQEDKASIEMEAKQYQRVIEEKIDYDEEEMNILKEILVRREKEIYFLKKEVEAYEQMNFTGNDQLEGDSSYNTEQTLSLSIDSSENPLPVLQQIDESNGGKEVAADGNQAGCNMHSSLLDTESTVYDVHVIDDKTVHGKENDGKESRPPLLGSIDLQRHPLSVIDGERLKIDNEVEWLRERLRIVQEEKEKLNFCGEHRERENAQLRLVEDIVNQLLRQASLPPSSSKLGC, encoded by the exons ATGGCTTTCCGGGCGGTTCGCTCTTGGACTTTGGTTGGCCTTATAATGGCTTTCGTTGACCTTGCTATTGCTTGTTCCCTGCTATGTTTATCAGCTTGTGCATTTGTTCCATCGAAGTTCTTGAGTTTCTTTGGGCTTTATCTGCCATGTCCCTGCAGTGGGTTTTTTGGGTACCGAACCGATTATTTCTGCTGGCACAAACTGTTTGTTGATTGGCCAATAAGAAAGATTAATGCTGTTCAGGAGTTGGTGAAGGATAGATTtccttttaatttgatttggtttGGTCACCAATCATCCAATTTCCATGTGGAAGGGATTGATAGGAAAAGTAAGTATGATGCTAAGGAGAAGAAGATTATGAACCAGAAACATAAGTCTGGGATCCGGTGGCGCAGAAGAGCTGCTGTTGGTTGTGGAAAGCTCTCTCCTGCTTTGTCTTCTAATGGCACCCATTTGGTTGGCAGAGGAGTTCTCCGCCCTCTTTATAATTGCAGTGTAAGAAGCGAAATTAGCGAAAGCTTGGATATTTCCAGTGGAATAGAACATGGTTTCCTAG GTGATGGAGATGATTCAAATGGCAATGATTTGAGTGAAAGAACAAGGCATAGGTTTGAATTGGATGGATCCTATGGGAAGGATGAAGGCATCAAGCAGGATCAATTTGTTGAAAAATTTACCTGTGATGCTGAAGTTGGTGCTGGAAATGATGCAAATGATATTCTTGCATTGGAACAAGCACTTGAAGAAGAGAAAGCTATGCATGCAGCCCTTTACCAAGAGTTGGAGAAAGAGAGGGCTGCTGCTGCAACTGCTGCTGATGAAGCCATGGCAATGATATCACGTTTGCAAGAGGATAAGGCATCAATTGAAATGGAAGCAAAGCAGTATCAACGGGTTATTGAAGAAAAAATTGattatgatgaagaagaaatgaACATTCTGAAAGAGATCCTTGTTAGGAGGGAGAAGGAGATATATTTTCTGAAGAAAGAAGTTGAGGCTTATGAGCAGATGAACTTTACAGGAAATGATCAGCTGGAAGGTGATTCAAGCTATAATACAGAACAGACACTTTCACTTTCCATTGATTCAAGTGAGAATCCACTCCCAGTTCTGCAGCAGATTGATGAATCCAACGGTGGAAAGGAAGTGGCAGCTGATGGGAATCAGGCAGGCTGCAATATGCATAGTTCCTTGCTTGACACAGAATCAACtgtttatgatgttcatgtcATTGATGATAAAACTGTACATGGAAAGGAGAATGATGGAAAAGAAAGCAGACCACCATTGTTGGGTAGTATTGATTTGCAGAGGCATCCTTTATCTGTCATTGATGGTGAAAGGTTGAAAATTGATAATGAAGTTGAATGGCTAAGAGAAAGGCTCCGAATAGTGCAAGAGGAGAAAGAGAAGTTGAATTTCTGTGGAGAGCACAGAGAAAGGGAAAATGCTCAATTGAGACTTGTGGAAGATATTGTGAACCAGCTTCTAAGGCAGGCTTCTTTACCTCCATCATCTTCTAAGCTTGGTTGCTAG